Proteins from one Podospora pseudoanserina strain CBS 124.78 chromosome 1, whole genome shotgun sequence genomic window:
- the PLP2 gene encoding Proteolipid protein 2 (COG:T; EggNog:ENOG503NYDG; BUSCO:EOG09264873) has product MAAPMDQRIAVPIDDPNADTEWNEILRKHKIIPEKPPSPTPMIQEAILEARRLAHENRLEGKDLSDLDSLEDEEDEDFLESYRQKRLQELSALSKKSIHGSVYPLSKPDYQRDVTEASNNGPVFVHLASSLSTNVESRVLGQLWRQAAEEYGDIKFCEMPANRAIEGYPEKNCPTILVYKNGDIVKQIVTLMTVGGPRMSMLELDNLLVEVGAVKENDMRVLKRRREAEDAEEERIVNKGIKSSSDRRKQDDDDDDWD; this is encoded by the exons ATGGCAGCTCCAATGGACCAGCGCATCGCCGTTCCCATCGACGACCCCAACGCCGACACAGAATG GAATGAAATCCTCCGCAAACACAAAATCATCCCCGAAaagccaccctcccccacccccatgaTCCAAGAAGCCATCCTCGAAGCCCGCCGCCTCGCCCACGAAAACCGCCTCGAAGGCAAAGACCTCTCGGACCTCGATTCTctcgaagacgaagaagacgaagattTCCTTGAATCCTACCGCCAGAAACGCCTCCAGGAGCTATCGGCCCTCTCCAAAAAGTCCATCCACGGCTCTGTCTACCCCCTATCCAAGCCAGACTACCAACGCGACGTAACCGAAGCCTCCAACAACGGCCCCGTCTTCGTccacctcgcctcctccctctccaccaacgtCGAGTCCCGCGTTCTGGGCCAACTGTGGCGTCAGGCAGCAGAGGAATACGGTGACATCAAGTTCTGCGAGATGCCCGCTAACCGAGCGATCGAGGGGTACCCCGAGAAGAACTGCCCTACCATCTTGGTTTACAAAAACGGGGATATTGTCAAGCAGATTGTCACGCTTATGACGGTGGGTGGGCCAAGGATGAGCATGCTCGAGTTGGATAACCTATTGGTTGAAGTGGGGGCAGTGAAGGAGAATGACATGCGGGTGTTaaagcggaggagggaggcggaagatgccgaggaggagaggattgtCAACAAGGGGATCAAGAGCAGTTCTGATAGGAGGAAAcaggacgatgatgacgatgattgGGACTGA
- a CDS encoding hypothetical protein (EggNog:ENOG503NUP6; COG:J), with product MAEPTPNPAPPAETPEVAGEDAGPSKKALKKAEAKAKKEAEKAKRAAERAAATAQANAAAAEDHATGNYGQETHETKLSEDATEISLKTLNDEHLGKKVKLRAFLQNARMQGAKMAFVELRETGNWAIQGVVAANADGSVSRQMVKFIGSVNPESFVVVEATVEKPLEPVKSCRVSKYELHLTKLFVISSAPAMLGMTLSTANKAVTNFSDEEAPAEAPVEGVEKLSISGEVSGPPAASMLTHLDNIVMHKRSYVQQAIADIRVEVKHLFRSYLREHGFKEFEPPCLIAAASEGGANVFCLPYFEKEAFLAQSPQFYKQIEVLAGRKRVFCVGPVFRAENSNTPRHMTEFTGLDLEMEVTDYQEALHMLEGVLLHIFRTIKKTCADEIALVRSVYPSEEFLLPEEGKEVRLTFAEGQKLLREEGPEEFRNVSDFEDMSTPQEKALGALIKKKYNTDFYVLDKFPSDARPFYAKEDPTNPKVTLAYDMFMRGQEILSGGQRIHDPVELEARLRTKGVDPKSPGIREYVDLFRQVGAPPHAGGGIGLDRVVAWYLNLPSVHLAAYYPRTPKRLLP from the exons ATGGCCGAACCCACGCCAAATCCCGCCCCTCCTGCTGAGACCCCAGAggttgctggtgaggatGCTGGCCCCTCCAAGAAGGCCCTGAAGAAGGCTGAGGCCAAGGCTAAGAAAG AGGCCGAGAAAGCCAAGCGGGCCGCTGAGAGAGCTGCTGCTACTGCTCAGGCcaacgctgctgctgctgaggacCATGCCACGGGCAATTATGGCCAAGAGACTCATGAGACCAAGCTGTCCGAGGATGCCACCGAGATCAGTCTTAAAACGCTCAACGATGAGCATCTCGGCAAGAAGGTCAAACTTAGAGCATTTCTCCAGAATGCGAGAATGCAAGGCGCCAAGATG GCCTTTGTTGAGCTGAGAGAAACCGGCAACTGGGCGATCCAGGGCGTGGTTGCGGCGAACGCTGATGGTTCAGTGAGCCGTCAAATGGTCAAGTTTATCGGATCAGTTAACCCTGAGTCCTTCGTGGTTGTTGAAGCCACAGTCGAGAAGCCTCTTGAGCCCGTCAAGAGCTGCCGTGTCTCCAAGTACGAGCTCCACTTGACCAAGCTTTTTGTCATTTCCTCTGCTCCCGCCATGTTGGGCATGACCCTCTCGACAGCCAACAAGGCTGTCACAAACTTCAGCGATGAAGAGGCCCCCGCGGAAGCGCCtgtggagggtgttgagaagCTGAGCATTTCTGGCGAGGTCTCCGGTCCTCCGGCCGCCTCGATGCTTACGCATTTGGACAACATTGTCATGCACAAGCGCTCTTATGTCCAGCAGGCCATTGCTGACATCCGCGTTGAGGTGAAGCACCTGTTCCGTTCTTACCTGCGCGAGCACGGTTTCAAGGAGTTTGAGCCTCCCTGCCTCATTGCTGCCGCCTCCGAAGGTGGTGCCAATGTGTTCTGCCTGCCTTATTTCGAGAAAGAGGCTTTCCTTGCCCAGTCACCACAGTTTTACAAGCAGATCGAAGTTCTTGCGGGAAGAAAGCGTGTCTTCTGTGTTGGGCCCGTGTTCAGAGCCGAGAACAGCAACACACCCAGACACATGACCGAGTTCACAGGTCTCGATTTGGAAATGGAGGTGACTGATTACCAGGAAGCTTTGCACATGCTTGAGGGTGTACTCCTTCACATCTTCCGCACCATCAAGAAGACTTGCGCAGATGAGATCGCTCTCGTACGGTCGGTATATCCCTCGGAGGAGTTTCTCTTAcccgaggagggcaaggaggtCCGCTTGACTTTTGCTGAGGGCCAAAAGCTCttgagagaagaaggcccaGAGGAATTCAGAAATGTCAGCGACTTCGAGGATATGAGCACACCCCAAGAGAAGGCTCTGGGTGctctcatcaagaagaagtacAACACCGACTTCTATGTGTTGGACAAGTTCCCATCTGATGCCCGCCCCTTCTACGCTAAGGAGGATCCCACTAATCCCAAGGTCACATTGGCTTACGATATGTTCATGAGAGGGCAAGAGATTCTGTCCGGTGGTCAGCGTATCCACGATCCTGTGGAGCTTGAAGCTCGCCTTCGCACGAAGGGTGTCGACCCTAAGAGCCCGGGCATTCGCGAATACGTTGACCTGTTCCGTCAAGTCGGAGCGCCACCCCACGCTGGTGGAGGCA TTGGTCTTGATCGTGTTGTTGCGTGGTATCTCAACCTTCCCAGTGTTCACCTTGCCGCCTACTACCCACGCACCCCCAAGAGATTGTTGCCTTGA
- a CDS encoding hypothetical protein (EggNog:ENOG503P5YJ; COG:S), protein MSAPRTKRPFAGAASDPDQRQITSFFSPSSSNSPTATQSTKTPLNGPILPAPVQTNLLNVGMRVRKSVQEGYKTGAQYSAFKLWEDNAAPITPTPTVPVSTAGGGGMRELLPFSGIHKVGGLGIQPSNGAGADDCEMAGSQESVYSNGSATSAVEATERVNLNAKKRFFVGEEDEEQEEGMVLSWEDVDVSPRSFGPAGFENRRWAVPRGKKGREGTVAAAAGQENTVRVLVDGNDFEEASFLEGMGDE, encoded by the coding sequence ATGTCCGCCCCTCGAACCAAGCGCCCCTTTGCCGGCGCCGCCAGCGACCCTGACCAACGTCAAataacctccttcttctccccctcttcctccaattcccccaccgccacccaaTCGACCAAAACGCCCCTCAACGGTCCCATCCTCCCTGCCCCAGTGcaaaccaacctcctcaacgtCGGGATGCGTGTTCGCAAGTCAGTCCAGGAAGGCTACAAGACCGGTGCGCAGTACTCTGCCTTCAAGCTCTGGGAAGACAACGCCGCTCCCATCACCCCAACCCCTACAGTTCCTGTCAGcactgctggtggtggtggaatgaGGGAGCTCCTCCCTTTTAGCGGCATCCACAAAGTCGGTGGGCTCGGGATCCAGCCATCTAACGGTGCTGGAGCGGACGATTGTGAGATGGCGGGATCGCAGGAGTCGGTTTACAGCAATGGGAGTGCTACCTCTGCGGTGGAGGCGACGGAGAGGGTGAACCTCAATGCGAAGAAGAGGTTctttgttggggaggaagacgaggagcaggaggaggggatggtgctCTCgtgggaggatgtggatgtcAGCCCTAGGAGTTTTGGGCCGGCGGGGTTTGAAAATAGGAGGTGGGCTGTGCCGAGGGGAAAGAAGGGTAGGGAGGgtactgttgctgctgccgctgggCAGGAGAATACTGTTCGGGTGCTGGTGGACGGCAATGATTTTGAGGAGGCGAGCttcttggaggggatgggtgaTGAGTAG
- a CDS encoding hypothetical protein (EggNog:ENOG503P2W8; COG:S) produces the protein MASKRDHSALSASDYDDAPPSSSNKRRRGQPAAKTKQVEVKTDPTYGQRTAFPGLDDDGNGQFSDEDLETEECGDALAYLKSVRQEASHVPHILVAPKAGPQLPPHLLSTTANSHDAVDRSLYDDGVGDSRGYYQDGAYTAAPDQSPTSSQQEAGLLASADAEAENKRALSESYYASLTEQFISLRALLHQEPPQELVDALDKDHGIEVGAFGPKSWTFRVWTKRIRYTDPFPVQIAALDRQSVLKILRIILGGKFIRRGYELRERTSRWIWALLARLPDRGVLDHTEVGWVRDLGKRAVLMMVSIAHMAALREEVDEGLEGEEYGDEEDEEEEEYPVDEDMESESHEDIFVVTIQDDKGTLEVPPANLVESAEEAEDGEMDMDLDEGEISDEDNNKDIGADIAAAKARMLAQLEDIPKYEQGVPAVQVEKVYADQADEPVFEETRARINMRATLNMILTVAGELYGQRDLLEFRDPFPSL, from the exons ATGGCTTCAAAACGCGATCACAGCGCCCTCTCGGCCAGTGACTACGATGATgcgccgccctcctcttctaaCAAACGTCGTCGCGGGCAGCCTGCTGCTAAGACCAAGCAGGTCGAAGTGAAAACTGACCCGACATACGGCCAGAGAACCGCTTTCCCGGGCCTAGATGACGATGGCAACGGCCAATTCAGCGACGAAGATCTTGAAACTGAGGAATGCGGCGACGCGCTCGCCTATTTGAAATCTGTTCG ACAAGAAGCCAGCCACGTCCCACACATTCTCGTCGCGCCGAAAGCAGGGCcccagctccctccccatttGCTATCTACAACAGCAAACAGTCACGATGCAGTCGACCGCAGTCTCTACGATGACGGCGTAGGCGATTCCCGAGGTTACTACCAAGACGGTGCCTACACCGCAGCCCCTGACCAATCACCTACCTCCAGCCAGCAAGAAGCCGGATTGCTGGCCTCAGCCGATGCTGAAGCCGAAAACAAGCGCGCCCTCAGCGAATCCTATTACGCCTCCCTTACCGAACAGTTTATCTCTCTTCGGGCCCTCCTTCACCAGGAACCACCCCAAGAACTTGTTGATGCCCTCGACAAAGACCATGGTATAGAAGTCGGCGCGTTTGGCCCAAAGTCTTGGACTTTCCGGGTGTGGACCAAACGAATCAGATACACAGACCCGTTCCCGGTTCAAATCGCAGCCTTGGACAGGCAGAGCGTTCTCAAGATTCTTCGTATAATTCTCGGTGGCAAGTTCATCCGCCGTGGTTATGAGCTGCGGGAAAGGACTAGTCGCTGGATTTGGGCTTTGCTTGCTCGTTTGCCTGACCGGGGTGTGCTTGACCACACCGAAGTTGGATGGGTGAGGGATCTAGGAAAAAGAGCTGTGCTCATGATGGTTAGTATCGCTCATATGGCTGCGTTGAGAGAAGAAGTGGACGAGGGCTTAGAGGGCGAGGAGTAtggcgacgaagaggacgaggaggaagaagagtacCCCGTGGACGAGGACATGGAATCGGAAAGTCATGAGGACATTTTTGTTGTCACCATACAGGACGACAAAGGAACCCTCGAGGTACCGCCAGCTAACCTTGTCGAGTctgctgaggaggcggaagatGGCGAAATGGACATGGACCTCGACGAAGGGGAGATCTCAGAtgaagacaacaacaaggatATCGGTGCTGACATTGCGGCAGCCAAGGCGCGCATGCTTGCCCAGCTTGAAGATATCCCAAAGTACGAGCAGGGCGTTCCCGCTGTTCAAGTGGAGAAGGTCTATGCTGACCAAGCGGATGAGCCGGTTTTTGAAGAGACGAGAGCCAGAATCAACATGCGGGCGACTTTGAATATGATTTTGACCGTAGCGGGTGAGCTTTATGGGCAAAGGGATTTGCTGGAGTTTCGGGACCCTTTCCCTTCTCTGTAG